A genomic region of Campylobacter corcagiensis contains the following coding sequences:
- a CDS encoding tetratricopeptide repeat protein has product MKKILILSGLLSGLLFANDLLVVENNFEKCITKSDKDACGFVENYLKSGCEAGSWSKCFLYADMIGRAIGVERDYVGAYELFKAGCEANASESCYELSVQYLDGKGVPADFSKSGEALVKACDLGSKRACDVLQFVQ; this is encoded by the coding sequence ATGAAAAAAATTTTAATTTTAAGTGGGCTTTTAAGTGGGCTTTTGTTTGCTAATGACTTATTAGTTGTTGAGAATAATTTTGAAAAATGCATCACAAAAAGCGATAAAGATGCATGTGGATTTGTAGAAAACTACCTAAAAAGCGGCTGTGAAGCTGGAAGCTGGTCAAAGTGCTTTTTATATGCTGACATGATAGGTAGAGCAATAGGCGTAGAAAGAGACTATGTAGGAGCATATGAGCTATTTAAGGCTGGGTGCGAAGCAAACGCAAGTGAGAGTTGCTACGAACTAAGCGTTCAATATTTAGATGGAAAAGGTGTTCCAGCTGATTTTTCAAAATCAGGTGAAGCTTTAGTAAAGGCTTGTGATTTAGGTAGCAAAAGAGCGTGCGATGTTTTACAGTTCGTACAGTAA
- the dnaG gene encoding DNA primase, whose product MIKQESIDRLLEVTDIVDVVSQYVNLKRSGRNFVGLCPFHDDRNPSMSVSQDMGIYHCFSCKAGGNAINFIKEYEHLSYPEAIEKLANMQGFTLEYTKDNINKKHLDIKILDVVNGYYKFCLYQNHKALDYLYKRGFDDALIDKFELGYAPASHYTTNLLENEGIDKKDALEVGIIKQNENGVYASFIERITFPIKNHTGKLVGFGGRTITNHPAKYVNSPESVVFDKSRIFYAYDKAKDEIHKKGEILITEGYMDTIMLHKAKFSNAVAVLGTALTQKHLPLIRRSGAKVVLMFDGDGAGKSAAYKSSVLLMKNKIDASVVIIPDGADPADLVQAGEVLKLDKILNTKIEAGEFVIKNIANNFELARPLQKQKALEEIQKFTKELPMIVANSYQNLVANLLGVDIGSFSLTQGKFTPNAKQDKRANLTPKKDYLELQILKTLAVDKEIFNSVKNSIRKDYFITHYDIWEAIFENSPDGEILVRELEIDDSVDEFKEVQEFFKALKLLIIANYKKRLNLLKISSDPDKFAKMNAIQNSIRKLEKDKI is encoded by the coding sequence ATGATTAAGCAAGAAAGCATTGATAGATTACTTGAAGTTACTGATATTGTTGATGTTGTTAGCCAGTATGTGAATTTAAAGCGAAGTGGAAGAAATTTCGTTGGGCTTTGTCCTTTTCACGATGATAGAAACCCAAGCATGAGTGTAAGTCAAGATATGGGAATTTATCACTGTTTTTCATGTAAGGCTGGTGGAAATGCTATAAATTTCATAAAAGAGTATGAGCATTTAAGCTATCCTGAAGCTATAGAAAAACTAGCAAATATGCAAGGCTTTACTTTAGAATACACTAAAGATAATATCAATAAAAAGCATCTTGATATTAAAATTTTAGATGTAGTTAATGGATACTATAAATTCTGCCTTTATCAAAACCATAAAGCACTTGATTATCTTTACAAAAGGGGCTTTGATGATGCTTTGATAGATAAATTTGAGCTTGGCTACGCACCAGCTTCACACTATACGACAAACCTTTTAGAAAATGAAGGAATTGATAAAAAAGACGCTCTTGAAGTTGGCATTATAAAGCAAAATGAAAATGGCGTTTATGCAAGTTTTATAGAAAGGATCACTTTTCCTATAAAAAACCACACAGGAAAACTTGTTGGTTTTGGTGGTAGAACCATTACAAACCATCCCGCAAAGTATGTAAATTCTCCAGAAAGCGTAGTTTTTGATAAGTCTAGGATTTTTTATGCTTATGATAAAGCAAAAGATGAGATTCACAAAAAAGGCGAAATTTTAATAACTGAAGGCTATATGGATACCATAATGCTCCATAAGGCAAAATTTAGCAACGCCGTAGCAGTTCTTGGAACAGCCCTAACTCAAAAACATCTTCCACTTATTCGTAGAAGCGGAGCTAAAGTAGTTCTTATGTTTGATGGAGATGGTGCTGGTAAAAGTGCTGCTTATAAAAGCTCTGTTTTACTTATGAAAAATAAAATCGATGCGAGCGTGGTTATCATACCAGACGGTGCTGATCCTGCTGATTTAGTGCAAGCAGGAGAGGTTTTAAAACTAGATAAAATTTTAAATACTAAGATAGAAGCAGGGGAATTTGTGATAAAAAATATCGCTAATAACTTTGAGCTTGCCCGTCCTTTACAAAAGCAAAAAGCCCTTGAAGAGATACAGAAATTTACTAAAGAGTTGCCCATGATAGTTGCAAATTCATATCAAAATTTAGTGGCGAATTTATTAGGAGTTGATATTGGCTCATTTTCTTTGACTCAGGGCAAATTTACGCCAAATGCCAAACAAGATAAAAGAGCAAATTTAACACCTAAAAAAGACTACCTAGAACTTCAAATTTTAAAGACTCTAGCGGTTGATAAAGAGATTTTTAACAGCGTAAAAAATAGCATACGCAAAGATTATTTTATTACTCATTATGATATTTGGGAGGCTATATTTGAAAATAGCCCAGATGGCGAAATTTTAGTTAGAGAACTTGAGATAGATGATAGTGTTGATGAATTTAAAGAAGTACAGGAATTTTTTAAAGCTTTAAAGCTTCTTATCATTGCTAATTATAAAAAAAGACTAAATTTACTAAAAATAAGCAGTGATCCAGATAAATTTGCTAAGATGAATGCTATTCAAAACAGTATAAGAAAACTTGAAAAAGATAAAATTTAG
- a CDS encoding FUSC family protein yields MKDTIKLGTKELLKVNDSNRPWHMPVCAGISAGGPVIIAAILGMPMITGAIGSMGGMVFLYMSNTPLYHRAIVLMACSFGMIVSFISGTFTHIMPSMIPLTLGIVTVVATMIVRYYQVGGPGNFFFLMTATLAAYMPFPPTKLIEASGYFSLGCMWAFSVAFIYSVVLLKFNKPEPIKEIVYEGFDNVILDSLIIGLFVGFSAWFAGAVGFDKPYWVPISTLAILQGMTLRSKWTRQIHRISGTLVGIVLVYFLLLVPFKEYQVGILIAVLACLVEVFVVRNYGLAAIFITPLTVFMAEISGVVGAGNSTHLIITRLSDIALGSVIGFVGGVCLHSVRFRNLIKRVIFAFKDSKEL; encoded by the coding sequence TTGAAAGATACGATAAAATTAGGGACAAAAGAGCTTTTAAAAGTAAATGATTCAAATCGTCCGTGGCATATGCCTGTTTGTGCTGGAATTTCAGCAGGTGGACCTGTGATAATTGCTGCTATTTTAGGAATGCCAATGATTACAGGAGCTATTGGCTCAATGGGTGGAATGGTCTTTTTGTATATGTCAAATACTCCACTTTACCACCGAGCAATAGTTCTTATGGCGTGCTCTTTTGGTATGATAGTATCTTTTATATCAGGAACTTTTACTCACATAATGCCTAGCATGATACCGCTAACTCTTGGGATTGTAACGGTTGTGGCAACGATGATAGTTAGGTACTATCAAGTAGGAGGTCCTGGGAATTTTTTCTTTTTGATGACTGCTACTTTGGCTGCTTATATGCCATTTCCGCCAACAAAGCTTATAGAGGCTAGTGGGTATTTTAGTTTAGGTTGTATGTGGGCATTTAGTGTGGCTTTTATCTATAGTGTAGTTTTGCTTAAATTTAATAAACCAGAACCCATAAAAGAGATAGTTTATGAAGGATTTGACAATGTTATACTTGATAGCTTGATAATTGGGCTTTTTGTGGGATTTTCAGCGTGGTTTGCAGGAGCTGTGGGCTTTGATAAACCTTATTGGGTTCCAATTTCAACTCTAGCAATCCTACAAGGCATGACTTTAAGGAGCAAATGGACTCGCCAAATTCACAGAATCAGCGGAACCTTAGTTGGTATAGTTTTAGTTTATTTTTTACTTTTAGTACCTTTTAAAGAGTATCAAGTTGGAATATTAATAGCTGTACTGGCGTGTTTGGTTGAGGTTTTCGTAGTTAGAAATTACGGTCTTGCTGCTATTTTTATAACCCCACTTACTGTTTTTATGGCTGAGATAAGTGGTGTTGTTGGAGCTGGAAATTCTACTCATCTTATTATAACAAGACTCTCAGATATCGCTTTAGGTAGCGTTATAGGTTTTGTTGGTGGAGTTTGTTTACATAGTGTAAGATTTAGAAATCTTATAAAAAGAGTAATTTTTGCCTTTAAAGACTCCAAAGAGCTTTAA
- the msrB gene encoding peptide-methionine (R)-S-oxide reductase MsrB, producing the protein MRKIILICSIFLLNLFGSNMKDIYLAGGCFWGVEGYFKQLIGVKNTEVGYANGSTDDTSYKELSKTGHAETLHLIYDESVISLDEILRHYFRIIDPTSLNKQGNDVGTQYRVGIYTIDEASLEFAKNFIKNEQKNYTKPIVVEVMELKNFINAEEYHQDYLDKNPNGYCHVDLSLAKVPLKKLNLEDELSPLAYKVMKENGTEPPFSSEFDKHFKKGIYVDKISKKPLFSSSDKFDAGCGWPSFSKPIGEITTQTDLSHGMVRQEVRSPSSNSHLGHVFDDGPKELGGLRYCINGVALEFIPFEKMDELGYSFYKKFVK; encoded by the coding sequence ATGAGAAAAATTATATTAATTTGTTCTATATTTTTACTAAATTTATTTGGGAGTAATATGAAAGATATTTACCTAGCAGGTGGTTGTTTTTGGGGCGTTGAAGGGTATTTTAAACAACTTATTGGTGTAAAAAATACAGAAGTTGGCTACGCAAATGGTAGCACTGATGATACAAGCTATAAAGAGCTTTCAAAAACAGGTCATGCTGAAACGCTTCACTTAATCTATGATGAAAGCGTTATAAGCTTAGATGAAATTTTAAGACATTATTTTAGAATAATAGATCCAACTTCACTAAACAAACAAGGAAATGATGTAGGAACTCAGTATAGAGTAGGAATTTATACAATAGATGAAGCAAGTCTAGAATTTGCTAAAAATTTTATAAAAAATGAGCAAAAAAACTACACTAAACCGATAGTTGTAGAAGTTATGGAGCTTAAAAATTTCATAAACGCTGAGGAGTATCATCAAGACTATCTTGATAAAAATCCAAACGGATACTGCCATGTAGATCTAAGTTTAGCCAAAGTTCCATTAAAAAAGCTAAATTTAGAAGATGAACTTAGCCCCTTAGCTTACAAAGTTATGAAAGAAAACGGCACAGAACCACCATTTTCGAGCGAATTTGATAAACACTTCAAAAAAGGAATTTATGTAGATAAGATAAGTAAAAAGCCACTTTTTAGCTCATCTGATAAATTTGATGCAGGATGTGGGTGGCCAAGCTTTTCTAAACCAATAGGCGAAATTACTACACAAACTGATTTAAGCCATGGTATGGTAAGACAAGAAGTTCGCTCACCTAGTTCCAATAGCCATTTAGGACATGTTTTTGACGATGGCCCAAAAGAATTAGGGGGCTTAAGATACTGTATAAATGGCGTGGCTTTGGAATTTATACCATTTGAAAAAATGGACGAATTAGGCTACTCTTTTTATAAAAAATTTGTAAAATAA